The segment AACGACTTCGACTTCACGCCGCCGGTGAGGGCGTCGAGATCCTGCGCATCCTTGGTGGGACCGAGCGTGGTGAGCGCGATGTTCTGCGTGTCACCGCGCTGGAACATGGCGGAGCCGTGCACGCGCGGGAGCACGCCGACCTGCGCCTGCAGCGGACGGATGTCCTTCTGGCCGCGGCCGTCGGCGCGGACGCCGCGTTCGAGCACCGTCTTGCGGTAGGCCTTGTATTGGAGATCCTCGAACACGACGTTCAAGTCGACGTCGGTGAACTTGCCTTCGCCGAGTTCGGCGGTGAGCGCCGCTTTGGCCTCTTCCTTGAGCAGCTTCACGGCGTTGGCGCGGACGGCCTTTTCCTTGCCGAAGATCGCTTCGATCAGCCGCTCGGTCGGGACGACGCGCTCGATGATGGTGCGGGCCTCGGGCGTGGCGCCGACGAGCGGGAACGTGCCCTTCGGCTTGCCGCACTGGGCGACGAGTTCCTTGATGGCTTTGAGGATCGGCTGGATCGACTCATGGCCGAACGCCAGCGCCTCGATGAAGCGCTCTTCCGGGATCTGGTCCGCGGAGCCTTCGATCATCAGCATGTCCTTTTCGTTGCCGACGTAGATCAGGTCGAGCGACGAGGCGAACATCTGGTCGATGGTCGGGTTGGCGACGAACTTGCCTTCGATTTCGGCGACGCGGACGGCCGCGATCGGGCCGTTCCACGGAATATCGGAGATGGCGAGTGCGGCGCTGGCGCCGTTGACCATCGAGATGTCGGATTCGTTGACCAGATCGGCGGAGAACAGCTGGCCGATGATCTGGACCTCATTGAGGAAACCCTCGGGGAAGAGCGGGCGGCACGGACGGTCGCAGAGCCGGGAGGTGAGGATTTCCTTTTCCGACGGACGGCCTTCGCGCTTGAAGTAACCACCGGGGAAGCGGCCGGCGGCGGCGTATTTTTCACGGTAGTCGACCGTGAGCGGGAACCAATCCTGGCCCGGCTTGGTGGTCTGCGCGACGCAGGCGGTAACAAACACGTTGGTCTCGCCGACCTGGACATTGACGGCGCCGTTGGCGAGCTGGGCGATGGAGCCGGTGGAGAACGTGATCCCCAACTCGGGGACCGTGACGGAGTATTTCTGATTCATTCTATCGATTCGTTTCGGATCGGATGCTGTGTCTGCGGATAGGAACGAGCCGGGCCAGCAACACACGACTGGCGGCAACTCGGGTCCCGCAGGTGCGGGACGGCAGCGGCATGGAGCCACTGCGGTGGGGTTCTGGTCGAACTAGGCGACAACCCGCTTCGTCATCCCCGCTCCAACGCGAGAGATTTCCGTTTGGTGTCTGGCGGGTAGGGCGGATTATCCTTAATCCGCCGCGGCGCGTTAAGGATAACGCGCCCTACCTGGCAACAAACGGAAATGTCCCGGTCGGAATCGAGTGTCGGAAAAAACCACGGGCGACCCGCGGATCGGGTCGCCCGTGTGACTGAAAGGGTTACTTGCGGAGGTTCAGCTTCTGCAGGAGTTCGGTATACTTCGGCAGGTCGTGCTTCTTGAGGTAATCGAGGAGCTTACGACGACGGCTGGCCATCTGCAGCAGACCGCGGCGCGAGTGGAAGTCCTTGCGGTGCGTGCGCAGGTGCTCGGTCAAGTGGTTGATCCGGGCGGTGAGCAACGCGACCTGGACCTCGGACGAGCCGGTGTCTTTGTCGTGAGTCTTATACTGAGCGATGATTTCGGGTTTAACGACGGTCGTGGACATGGTTTATGGGTTGAATTTCACGATTGTAGGGAGCCTCGCGGCTCCGTGCCGCCCGCTTCGCCTCGACCGTAATCGCGGCTTTGCCGGCGTCACCGTTCCAATCCCGCGGGAGCGGGACCAATCATGGTGGGAGTCCGCAACCGGCGGACTTCCACTGACGCAAGGGCGAGACAGTCTGGAATCAGCCGGGATGGAGCAAGCGCAAATTTCGTGAAGAAAGTTTGCGGATGCGAAGTGGCTTAAATGCGGTCGCGGTGGCGCGGGCGTCTCGCCCGTGGACGGCGTTTCCGACTTCGCCTGGTAAGGCTACGACAGGCAAGCCGCGCCGCGATACGCTGGCAAAAGATGCGCGCCACAGACGGGCGGGACGCCCGTGCCGCACCAGCGCCACTACCCCGCGCGCAAATTCAACGACTTGACGCCGCCGCAGCCGGGCAGTTGGCGGATTCGCTCCACAATCTGCTCGCGGTGATGGAACAGCTCGTTCCGCACGACCGAGTGGCTGGTGAGGACGAGCAGCCGGTTGCGCTCAATGCTCGCGGCATGCGAGTAGCTGGCGTTGGCGGCGCCGACGATTTCGACCCAGTGATCGCGGATCGTCTGCTCCGCGGATTCCTGGCCGATGTGATACTTGGTGACCAGCTGCTCCACGACCGACTTGAGGTCCTGCGTGGGGCGTTTGACCGAGCGACGTGGCTCCGCCGAGCCCAAGCCGCGCAAGTCGCCGACGAGCTCCTCGGCGAGTTTGCTGAGCTGACGTGGCGGCTCTTCGGGCATGACAGAAGCAGTAAGCACTAGGCGGAAAGCTGAAAGCGGAAAGCGCGGGGCTTGACGTGTCGGGGCGCAGGCTTGCTGCGCCCGAGGACTCCCACGCTGAACGCCGAGCATCGAAACACCGAACTCAAATCCAGAACCCGGAGCCGAACGTGCGGGCGAGATGCCCGCGCTCCCAGGCTCCCCCTACACAACCTACAACCCGTTGCCGATCGTCGCGCCGACATTCTGCTGATCGTAGAGCGACTTGTAGAGTTCGTTGCCGGCGTAGAGTTCGGCGTGGGCGCCGGACGCGACGATCTCGCCGCGGTCGAACACGAGGATCATGGTCGCGTCGCGGATCGTACTAAACCGATGCGCAATGATCAGCACGGTCTTGCCCACCACGAGCTTCTTGAGTGCCTCCTGAATCATCTGCTCGCTCTGCGAATCGAGCGCCGAGGTCGCCTCATCGAGGATGAGGATGGGGGCGTTGCGCAGGAACGCGCGGGCCAGCGCGAGCCGCTGCTTTTGTCCGCCCGACAAAAGCGCGCCGCGCTCACCGACGGTCGAGTCGTAGCCGTCGGAAAAGCTGCGGATGAATTCGTCGGCATGCGCGTCGACGGCCGCGGCGACGACTTCTTCGCGCGTGGCGTCGGGCCGGCCCAGCAAGAGGTTGTTGTAGATGGTGTCGTTGAACAGCACCGGGTCCTGCGAGACGATCGCGATGTTGCGGCGGAGGTCCGCGAGCCGGAGCGCGCGCACGTCGTGGCCATCAACGGTGACACGGCCGGCACCCACTTCGTAGAAGCGCGGCACCAGGTTGGCGAACGTGGTCTTGCCGGCGCCGCTGGGACCGACCAGCGCGCAAACCGTCCCCGCGGGGATGGTGATCGAAGCATCGCGCAGCGCCGGCTCGCCGCCATTGTAGGCGAATGTCACGTGGTCGAACGCGATGTCGCCGCGGAGCCGGGTGATCGGCACGGGAGTGGCCGGATCGGCGATGGCCACGGGGGCGTGAAGGACCGGCTCGAGCCGGTCGAGAGCGGCCGCGCCCCGTTTCAGATCGGTGTTGAGATAACCGAGCTTCTTGACCGGATCGTAGCACATGTAGAGCGCCAGCAAGACCGCGGTGAGGTCCGTGAGGGTGACGCCGCTCTCGTAGGCGAAGATGAGCGTCAGCGCGATGCCGCCGGCGGAGATCACCTCGATGATGGGATTCAGCGCCTGGGCATACTTCACGATCTTCAGCTGCGCCGCGAACAGCTCGCGGCTCGTGGCGTGAAAACGCTGCGTGGAGCGCTCTTCGAGTCCGAAGGCGCGCACCTCGCGCACGGCGGCCAGGTTTTCGGTGACCTGCGAGGACAGCGAGCCGATTTGCGCCTGGGCCTGATGGGCGCGGCGGAGGACCTTCCGCGCGACGAACCGGATGGGGAATACGCAGAGCGGCACGATGGCGAGGCACAGGACGGCGATGCCGACGTTGCTGTGGAACGCGGCGTAGATCACGAAACCGACCGCGGCGACCAGCGTGAGCGGGTGCTTGATGCCGTCGTTGGCGAGCGCGGTGATGACGGTCTGGACCTGTTGCGCGTCGTTGATCACGCGCGAGGTGAAATCACCGGCCGCGTGTTTTTGGAGTTCGGCCAGCGGCAGTACCTGGAGTTTGCGGAAATAATCGAGCCGGATGCCCTCAAGCACGCGCGTGCCGATGAATTGGAAAAGGTAGGAGCTGAAATAGCCCGAGATGCCGCGGAGGAAGAACACGGCCGGGATGATCATGGCCAATCCGGCAATCTCCATGACCGTGAGGTTGCGGGCCTCGGCCTCGAAGATCGGCTTGAATACGATCTGCAGCATCGTGGGCAGACCGAAGCCGCTCGCGGCGGAATAGATGCACAAGCAGAACAGCGCCAAGATCAACTGCCCGCGCAGCGGCCGCAGGTAGTGGAAATAGGGGCGGAAGCGTTGCATGTGGGCGAAGGATCAAACGGAGCTTTCGGGACGTGTGCCAACCCAAAGTTGCGGGGGAATCGGTGCGTGGCACGGGCGTCCCGCCCGTGTCGCGTGATCAGGAGCCTTGCTCAAGCTGGCGGCGCGGAGCGCCGTCCACGGGCGGGACGCCCGTGCCACCTCCGAACCTCAATCTTTCGACGAGCGCACGTCGAGCGCGTCGCGCAAGCCGTCGCCCAGGAAGTTCAGCGAAAACAGCGTGAGCGAAAAAATCCCGCCGGGAAACACCAGCAGCCACCAGAACTCCTCCATCTTTTCCGCGCCGTCCTTGATCAACACGCCCCACGAGCTCATCGGCGGTTGCACGCCGAGTCCAAGGAAACTGAGGAACGCCTCGAGCAGCATGACCGCCGGAATCGTGAGCGTCGCGTAGACGATGATCGGGCCGAGGATGTTCGGGATCATGTGGCGGAAAATGATCCGGCGCTTGCCGAAGCCGAGCGAGCGTGCGGCCTCGATGAATTCCATTTTCTTGATCGAGAGCACCTGACCGCGAACGATCCGCGCCATCGTCAGCCATTCCACTGCGCCGATCGCGAAGAACAGCAGGAAGATGTTCCGACCGAAGAACACCATCAGCAGGATCACGAAAATCGTGAACGGCAGCGCGTAGAGGATGTCGACGATCCGCATCATCACGATATCGGTCTTGCCGCCGAAGTAGCCCGCGACCGCGCCGTAGGTGACGCCGATCGTCAGCGCCACGAACGTCGCGACCAATCCGACCGTGAGCGAGATCCGGCCGCCGTAGAGCACGCGCGAAAAGAGGTCACGGCCGAGCGTGTCGGTGCCGAGCCAGTGCGCGGCACTGGGCGCCATGGCGCCCAGCTCCAGGTTCTGCTCTTGGTAGGATTGCGCGAACAGCGGGCCGAACGCGCAGAGCAGTGCGAGCACGAGCAGCACGCCGGCGCCAAAGACCGCCAACCGGTTTTTCCGCAGCCGGTGCAGCGCATCGCTCCACAACGACGAACCCTGCTCGAGCTGGTCGGGCGCGAGCTCGGCGGAGGGAAGAGAGGCGGGAGAAAGGGAACGCATCAGAAGGAAGCCCGCGAATCACGCGAATCGGCGCGAAAGTGAAAGACAGCCGGATCGTTGAATCGCGTGTGGACGATCAGCACCGGCGATGACTTTGTTCGCGTGCATTGGCGTGATTCGGGGGGTGGTTCTTCACTCGAACTTCAGCTTCGGGTTGAGCCAGACCTGAACGACGTCGACGACAAGGTTCATCGCGACGACGAGCACCGCGTAAAGGATGACGGTGCCGAGTACGAGCGTGTAGTCGCGGTTGAAGGCACTGTTCACGAATTCGCGGCCGAGCCCGGGAATCTGGAAAATCGTCTCGATGACAAACGAGCCGGTGAGAATGCCAGCGATCGCCGGCCCGAGAAACGACACGACGGGCAGGATGCCGCCGCGCAGCGCATGCCGAAAGATTACGCGGGCTTCGCTGGCGCCCTTGGCGCGCGCCGTGCGAATGTAGTCCTGGTGCAGCACCTCGAGCATGCCGCCACGAGTGAGACGCATGATGTAGGCCGCGTAAAAGAATCCGAGCACGAGCGAGGGGAGCACGCGATCGACCGGTTCATACCAGCCGGACGCGTTGACCCAGCGCAGCTGGATCCCGAAGAGCAGAACCAGCAGCGGGCCCATGACGAATGTCGGCACGCAGATTCCGATCATCGCCGACGAGGAGGCGAGGTAGTCGAGCCAAGTGTTGCGCTTCACCGCCGCCAACACACCGAGCGGCAGCCCGATTCCCAGCGCGACGAGCAACGACCACGCGCCGAGTTCGAGTGAGGTGGGGAGCTTGTCGGCGATGATCTCGTTGACCGTGCGGTTGGGGTATTTGAAGGACGGCCCGAGATCGCCGTGCAGGAGGCTGCGGAGGTAGTCGAGATATTGTCGGTGCAGCGGTTGATCGAGTCCGTAGTGGGCCTCGAGGTTGCGCAGCACTTCGGGCGTGACGGCTTTTTCCGCGGTGAACGGACCTCCGGGTACGAACCGGATCATGAAAAACGTCGCCGTGATCAGGACCAACAAGACCGGGATGGTCTCGAATAGGCGGCGGGCGATGAAACGGAGCATGGCGTGAGCCTCAAGCTGTAAGCGGAAAGCAAAAGGCGAAAAGCTCAAATGCGGCCTGCGAGCGGGGGCTGCTCGCGTTCCGTTTGGCGTGTGTCCTCGTAGTCCTTCTCCCGCGCGAGATCCCTGCGCTCCCGCGGCCGGCCCCTACAGGTGGGCGCGACCCGCTCCGCCTACTCGCGCTTTCCGGGGCGACGGCTGCGCAGCAGGTGATCCAGCAGGCGGGCGCGTGGCGCGACTTGCGGCAGCACCGTTGGCGAGGGAGCTTTGGTGGGCGGAGGGACCGCGGCGGTTGCCGGCGCGGAACTGCTGAGGACCTGCCCGCCGGTAGCGGAGCGGGTCCCGCCGGAATTGTGACTCGCAGGTTGCTCCGACAGGATGGGCGCGGATTCAGAGTCGGTGGATTCAGCCATGACCGGTCGAATCGAGACAAAGCCGTCGCCTTCCTGGACGTTGGGCCTGGCACTGGGAAATGCGCCCGCATTGTAGCCCGCGCGGTCGATCCGGACGTGGTCCGCGAGCGTGCTGTCACTGCGGGTTTCGGCAACCCGCGTCCACTGTGTCGACAGCGCCTGGGTGGTGGCCGGATCAATTTCCGGATGCATCATCCAGCCTCCGACATCGGCGGCAATGCTCGCGGCCACCGGCGAAGCGTGCGCCGCTTTGCCGCCGCGCGCGGAAAGCATCAGCTTGATGGGCTGGGGCAAATCCGACGAACCGGTCCACACCAGCGAGGATCCCCCGCTGCCGCCCAGCAGTTGGTGCGGCGCGTTGGCGGGAGCGCCGCGACGGCCCACGACGATCTTGAGGAGGTCGCCTTTCTTGAGAGAAAACATGCCGCTGAGTCGTGCGCCTTTCGCCCCGGAGTCGACTACGGTGGCGCCGGCTTGAGCGCCAGCGGCTTCAATCGCATACATGCCAGGCATCTCCACGCGATAGGTCTGGATGGTGCCGGTAGCGGAAAAGACGATGGTCGCGGGCTTCATCGAAGCGCGGGCTGGGGTGAGCTGACCCTGTGGACGAACGCCGTTGGACTCAACACAAAGCGTGAGGGCCGGAACGAAACGCGGTGGTGACGCGCGTTGCCCCGACGCATTGGTTTGGGGGAGCTGAACGCGTCAGCGTTTCGACGAGAGCTTGGCGGCTTCCACTACACCAGCGGCTTGAGGGCAAGCCGCTCCACCTGGCGCCGCGGCACCCTTGTCGCGGTTTTCGCCGAAGACGCGACGAGGGCGTCGCGTCCCCATCAGTCAGTTTACGCCGAGCCGCGCAGCCGCTGGATTTCATTGAACAGCCAGGCGCGAGCGTAGGCCCAATCGCGCTTGGCGGTGCGGACCGAAATGCCCAGCACCTCAGCGGCCTCTTCGAGCGTGAGTCCGGCGAAGTATTTCTGTTTCACGAGTTCGGCCTTGCGGGAATCGTGCGCGGCGAGGGCTTCGAGAGCTTCGTTGATCAACAGCAACTCCTCGTCGTCGGCCTCGGGAGCGGCCACGTCGAAGCCGGTGGCGCTCGCGCTCACTTTCGCGAGCGAGCCGCCGTGACGCTCCGCCTTTTTGCGTCGGGCATTGTCGATCAGGATACGCCGCATGCTCTCGGCGGCGGCGGCGAAAAAGTGGGCGCGATTGGCCCACTGCGGCTGGGCGTCGCCGCCCAATCGCAGCCAGGCTTCGTGCACGAGGGCGGTCGGCTGCAACGTCTGCCCGCCTGCTTCGGCCGCCAGGCGGGCGGCGGCGAGCCGGCGCAGCTCGGCGTAGACGAGAGGCAACAGCTCCTCGGCGGCGTGGGCGTCGCCTTGTTCGATCCGCTGCAGCACGCGCGTGATCTCTCCGTCCTTCACGCGCCACAGCCTGAGCGCGCGACGGGCGGATGTGAAGCATCGGTTGCGGACTATAGCCGGGGTCGCTGACCCCGGCGGCCGGCCTCAGCGAGGCCGGCTACAGCACAGATTTCGCGCGTCTGGCCCCTTTCGCGCGCGAATCGCGCTTTGAAAGGCATGAGCATTCTCGAGCCGCTGCCCATTGCCACCGCCGGAAATCCAACCAGCGAAGAATTAGCGTCCGCCTTGTTCACGGCTTCCTCGCAGCCCCGGACCGGCCGGCACTGGCTGCGCCGTTGGATCACGTGGCTGGGGCACCGGCTCACGGAACGGTGGATCCTACTGCAACGGGAGAGCACCCGGAAGCGCGAGATTCTGCACGGCATCCGCCTTCGCACCGCCGAACTCGAGACCAAGAATGCAGCTCTCTGCGTGGAGATCGGACGGCGGGCGCGGGTGGAGCACGAACTGCGCGCCGCCAAAGAGACGGCAGAGGCGGCGGACCGCGCGAAGAGCCTGTTTCTGGCGTATCTCAGCCACGAGATCCGGACGCCGGTGAACGGAGTGATCGGAGTGGCGAACCTGCTCCGCGACACGGCGCTGAACCCTGAGCAGGCGGAGCTGGTTGAGACGCTGCAGGTGAGCAGTGCGGCCTTGCTCGCGATCCTCAACGACGTGCTGGATCTCGCGAAGATCGAATCCGGGCGGCTGGTGTTG is part of the Opitutus terrae PB90-1 genome and harbors:
- the pnp gene encoding polyribonucleotide nucleotidyltransferase: MNQKYSVTVPELGITFSTGSIAQLANGAVNVQVGETNVFVTACVAQTTKPGQDWFPLTVDYREKYAAAGRFPGGYFKREGRPSEKEILTSRLCDRPCRPLFPEGFLNEVQIIGQLFSADLVNESDISMVNGASAALAISDIPWNGPIAAVRVAEIEGKFVANPTIDQMFASSLDLIYVGNEKDMLMIEGSADQIPEERFIEALAFGHESIQPILKAIKELVAQCGKPKGTFPLVGATPEARTIIERVVPTERLIEAIFGKEKAVRANAVKLLKEEAKAALTAELGEGKFTDVDLNVVFEDLQYKAYRKTVLERGVRADGRGQKDIRPLQAQVGVLPRVHGSAMFQRGDTQNIALTTLGPTKDAQDLDALTGGVKSKSFLLHYNFPPFSVGETGRFTGPGRREIGHGALAERSLVPVLPPEDVFPYSIRVVSEIMASNGSTSMASICGGCLSLMDAGVPIIAPVAGISCGLMTQNASDGSIEKWVTITDILGEEDHFGDMDFKLAGTSKGITGFQLDLKINGLPFEIAKTAIMQARDARMEILKVMLGSLPAPRADLSKYAPRIQTIQIDPEKIGLLIGPGGKTIRRITETTGAQIDIAEDDSGKVFVYSNNAEAMNRAIQEIDSLCGGGGPGGSKGPAIEVGKIYTGRVTGVKEFGCFVECTPGNEGLCHVSELADFRVRRTEDVVKMGDSITVKCIGIDERSGKVRLSRKAAMKELEAQKQSSEAAPAQ
- the rpsO gene encoding 30S ribosomal protein S15 → MSTTVVKPEIIAQYKTHDKDTGSSEVQVALLTARINHLTEHLRTHRKDFHSRRGLLQMASRRRKLLDYLKKHDLPKYTELLQKLNLRK
- a CDS encoding DUF721 domain-containing protein; this encodes MPEEPPRQLSKLAEELVGDLRGLGSAEPRRSVKRPTQDLKSVVEQLVTKYHIGQESAEQTIRDHWVEIVGAANASYSHAASIERNRLLVLTSHSVVRNELFHHREQIVERIRQLPGCGGVKSLNLRAG
- a CDS encoding ABC transporter ATP-binding protein — its product is MQRFRPYFHYLRPLRGQLILALFCLCIYSAASGFGLPTMLQIVFKPIFEAEARNLTVMEIAGLAMIIPAVFFLRGISGYFSSYLFQFIGTRVLEGIRLDYFRKLQVLPLAELQKHAAGDFTSRVINDAQQVQTVITALANDGIKHPLTLVAAVGFVIYAAFHSNVGIAVLCLAIVPLCVFPIRFVARKVLRRAHQAQAQIGSLSSQVTENLAAVREVRAFGLEERSTQRFHATSRELFAAQLKIVKYAQALNPIIEVISAGGIALTLIFAYESGVTLTDLTAVLLALYMCYDPVKKLGYLNTDLKRGAAALDRLEPVLHAPVAIADPATPVPITRLRGDIAFDHVTFAYNGGEPALRDASITIPAGTVCALVGPSGAGKTTFANLVPRFYEVGAGRVTVDGHDVRALRLADLRRNIAIVSQDPVLFNDTIYNNLLLGRPDATREEVVAAAVDAHADEFIRSFSDGYDSTVGERGALLSGGQKQRLALARAFLRNAPILILDEATSALDSQSEQMIQEALKKLVVGKTVLIIAHRFSTIRDATMILVFDRGEIVASGAHAELYAGNELYKSLYDQQNVGATIGNGL
- a CDS encoding ABC transporter permease, producing MRSLSPASLPSAELAPDQLEQGSSLWSDALHRLRKNRLAVFGAGVLLVLALLCAFGPLFAQSYQEQNLELGAMAPSAAHWLGTDTLGRDLFSRVLYGGRISLTVGLVATFVALTIGVTYGAVAGYFGGKTDIVMMRIVDILYALPFTIFVILLMVFFGRNIFLLFFAIGAVEWLTMARIVRGQVLSIKKMEFIEAARSLGFGKRRIIFRHMIPNILGPIIVYATLTIPAVMLLEAFLSFLGLGVQPPMSSWGVLIKDGAEKMEEFWWLLVFPGGIFSLTLFSLNFLGDGLRDALDVRSSKD
- a CDS encoding ABC transporter permease, which translates into the protein MLRFIARRLFETIPVLLVLITATFFMIRFVPGGPFTAEKAVTPEVLRNLEAHYGLDQPLHRQYLDYLRSLLHGDLGPSFKYPNRTVNEIIADKLPTSLELGAWSLLVALGIGLPLGVLAAVKRNTWLDYLASSSAMIGICVPTFVMGPLLVLLFGIQLRWVNASGWYEPVDRVLPSLVLGFFYAAYIMRLTRGGMLEVLHQDYIRTARAKGASEARVIFRHALRGGILPVVSFLGPAIAGILTGSFVIETIFQIPGLGREFVNSAFNRDYTLVLGTVILYAVLVVAMNLVVDVVQVWLNPKLKFE
- a CDS encoding glycine-rich protein → MKPATIVFSATGTIQTYRVEMPGMYAIEAAGAQAGATVVDSGAKGARLSGMFSLKKGDLLKIVVGRRGAPANAPHQLLGGSGGSSLVWTGSSDLPQPIKLMLSARGGKAAHASPVAASIAADVGGWMMHPEIDPATTQALSTQWTRVAETRSDSTLADHVRIDRAGYNAGAFPSARPNVQEGDGFVSIRPVMAESTDSESAPILSEQPASHNSGGTRSATGGQVLSSSAPATAAVPPPTKAPSPTVLPQVAPRARLLDHLLRSRRPGKRE
- a CDS encoding ECF-type sigma factor, which gives rise to MKDGEITRVLQRIEQGDAHAAEELLPLVYAELRRLAAARLAAEAGGQTLQPTALVHEAWLRLGGDAQPQWANRAHFFAAAAESMRRILIDNARRKKAERHGGSLAKVSASATGFDVAAPEADDEELLLINEALEALAAHDSRKAELVKQKYFAGLTLEEAAEVLGISVRTAKRDWAYARAWLFNEIQRLRGSA
- a CDS encoding ATP-binding protein; its protein translation is MSILEPLPIATAGNPTSEELASALFTASSQPRTGRHWLRRWITWLGHRLTERWILLQRESTRKREILHGIRLRTAELETKNAALCVEIGRRARVEHELRAAKETAEAADRAKSLFLAYLSHEIRTPVNGVIGVANLLRDTALNPEQAELVETLQVSSAALLAILNDVLDLAKIESGRLVLERIDFDLVEELQHAMMLHADAAAYKKLDLSLEIDRAVPTRVRGDPLRLRQIVLNLVGNAVKFTERGRVVVKVRFDGPTAEGLQLRCEVIDTGIGVPRCAQASLFQPFVQAECSTARRYGGTGLGLAICRRLAELMHGEIGVTSVEGCGSNFWFTVEVQHVTAEASQLRE